A genomic segment from Necator americanus strain Aroian chromosome III, whole genome shotgun sequence encodes:
- a CDS encoding hypothetical protein (NECATOR_CHRIII.G10740.T1), whose translation MSRQRGYLGSDEGDDAETLAVIKKMSDAGPLAEVAIAATVAIVVGSLLTAPMHPAAVNVVVLVSVGAAMTLYSLLMGVSLFELPVFLWSIVFNGKSSRNCLLAFWGMHVLASIWFAAFVTAKGRSSTIHRKFFHLTVSLIFLSGLFFDKDFIWLSGWLMFCIFVILEVLRFFEVPPWVEYLNRFLLVFKDEQDSILLLTPIYLLLGIFLPLFLSPTEDLPHIYHVAGVAAVGVGDSFAAIIGSMYGTTTWLGRRKTVEGSTAMAASIAVFLMTARLFCSAPFPSYPTIIFTALILAAVEASIDSIDNIALPIIGYLMLQW comes from the exons Atgtcacggcaacgcggctacctag gctctgacgaaggcgacgacgccgaaacgttagccgtaataaa GAAGATGAGCGATGCCGGCCCTCTGGCTGAAGTAGCGATCGCAGCCACGGTTGCGATCGTGGTCGGCTCTCTCCTTACTGCTCCCATGCATCCTGCAGCTGTGAATGTGGTTGTGTTGGTGAGCGTTGGAGCAGCAATGACACTGTACAGCCTTCTGATGGGCGTTTCTTTATTCGAACTTCCCGTGTTTTTGTGGAGCATCGTATTCAACGGGAAAAGTTCGCG CAACTGTTTACTGGCATTTTGGGGCATGCACGTGTTAGCATCCATATGGTTCGCTGCATTCGTTACCGCAAAAGGTCGAAGCTCAACAATTCATAG aaaattcttccACTTGACAGTATCTCTGATATTTTTGTCTGGTCTATTCTTTGACAAAGATTTTATTTGGCTTAGCGGCTGGCTCATGTTTTGCATATTTGTCATTTTAGAA GTGCTTCGATTCTTTGAAGTGCCTCCATGGGTGGAGTACTTAAATAGGTTTTTATTGGTATTCAAAGACGAGCAAGATTCTATCCTGCTGCTCACTCCAATATACCTCCTTCTGG GTATATTCCTGCCGTTGTTTTTGTCTCCAACTGAAGACCTCCCGCACATCTACCATGTTGCCGGCGTCGCAGCAGTGGGTGTCGGGGACAGCTTCGCCGCGATTATTGGCTCAATGTACGGAACGACGACGTGGCTTGG GAGAAGGAAAACTGTCGAAGGTTCTACAGCGATGGCAGCATCCATAGCCGTGTTCTTAATGACAGCTCGGTTGTTCTGTTCAGCTCCATTCCCTTCCTATCCCACGATCATATTCACTGCCCTGATACTTGCTGCAGTCGAAGCTTCGATTGATAGCATTGACAACATTGCACTTCCGATTATAGGATATCTCATGCTCCAGTGGTAg
- a CDS encoding hypothetical protein (NECATOR_CHRIII.G10739.T1) has protein sequence MTEIPVTLRNPLLLSEMHLNAQKQNQFLSIIIWLACNSVETVWYSRIVAKKKFTITFKQKINMKGTFQ, from the coding sequence ATGACGGAAATACCAGTAACACTACGTAaccctcttcttctttctgaaaTGCATTTGAatgcacaaaaacaaaaccaatttTTAAGTATTATAATTTGGTTGGCCTGCAACTCGGTGGAAACTGTGTGGTACTCCAGAATAGtggcgaagaaaaaatttactaTCACATTCAAACAGAAGATCAACATGAAGGGAACATTTCAATAA
- a CDS encoding hypothetical protein (NECATOR_CHRIII.G10742.T1), which translates to MRWTIHEILIVIMSVLSVNISGYLRVYPYDRWSDKTLPTYIEGEQLLDFELRIANGQTQPPELLNEADLISLMDKYGIGTDATHAEHIEKIKMRQYVGVRDDGRFIPGYLGLALVDGYDAMGYAMSKPQLRANLELQLQAICGGQRTKQEVLEEQLEKYKRIFLRSEEKVNLLSEALTRYLNMNSNLNVASASTNTSGTNVQRTGTAAPASRIVRQGTSGGRAQGVDNNFSTTTASETEGRRGRGRTRGSRANRGADPGRSAASNDSENKQCVCGIPAALRTVQKDGPNKGRKFLCCSKAMGQPDKCNFFEWVG; encoded by the exons ATGAGATGGACCATCCATGAAATCCTGATTGTTATCATGTCCGTGCTTAGTGTCAATATTAGCG GATATTTACGTGTTTATCCTTATGACCGTTGGAGCGACAAAACACTCCCGACATACATTGAAGGAGAACAGCTACTTGATTTCGAACTGCGCATTGCCAATGGGCAGACGCAACCGCCGGAGTTACTCAATGAAG CCGACTTAATCAGCCTAATGGATAAATACGGTATCGGGACTGATGCAACCCACGCAGAGcacattgaaaaaatcaag ATGCGGCAATATGTTGGAGTACGAGACGATGGTCGCTTTATCCCCGGCTACCTCGGGCTTGCGCTTGTCGACGGATACGACGCAATgg GATACGCCATGAGTAAACCACAGTTAAGGGCCAATTTGGAACTGCAACTTCAAGCCATTTGCGGAGGACAACGAACTAAGCAGGAG GTATTGGAAGAACAACTAGAGAAGTATAAACGAATTTTTCTACGTAGCGAGGAGAAGGTCAATCTGCTCTCAGAAGCTTTAACTCG gtACTTGAATATGAATTCTAACTTAAATGTTGCTTCTGCTTCAACGAATACGTCCGGAACGAACGTGCAACGCACGGGAACAGCCGCGCCTGCTTCCAGAATCGTGCGACAAGGAACGAGTGGTGGTAGAGCGCAG GGCGTTGATAACAATTTCTCGACTACGACAGCATCTGAAACTGAGGGTCGAAGGGGCCGCGGACGAACTCGTGGATCGAGAG CAAATCGCGGTGCCGATCCAGGCCGATCTGCAGCCAGCAACGATTCTGAAAACAAGCAATGTGTGTGTGGAATACCTGCAGCGTTAAGAACTGTGCAAAAGGATGGTCCAAACAAAGGGAGAAAGTTTTTGTGTTGCTCCAAAGCGATGGGACAGCCTGACAAATGTAATTTCTTCGAATGGGTCGGGTAG
- a CDS encoding hypothetical protein (NECATOR_CHRIII.G10741.T1) encodes MRSVAVWSVQNKPADLSRLFERGSARVISSLHGSHARPPVTTPTAFRIVNCGGLLVTPVTTDKSKRMQDSSVSIIF; translated from the exons ATGAGGTCTGTAGCAGTGTGGAGCGTACAGAACAAACCGGCCGACCTAAGCAGACTGTTCGAGCGAGGCAGTGCAAG GGTCATTAGCTCCCTTCACGGTTCACATGCTCGCCCACCGGTCACTACTCCGACAGCTTTTCGTATCGTGAATTGTGGCGGTTTACTGGTAACACCAGTTACCACTGATAAGAGCAAACGTATGCAGGACAGTTCCGTATCAATCATTTTCTGA
- a CDS encoding hypothetical protein (NECATOR_CHRIII.G10740.T2) codes for MSEQKEKDQTPTSDDNILTRHKHIAESIEMIRVKKDQLLQTLRGLSTSENPDRALMAKLVEAFDMMTAQENAFLGVLKNIVEIHDQATNDVAAEIKVMEEDKKKNEEKDEKQEDQKKDNRGETELDEEEEEDDEEMIKETLKELEQVSLKALAAAELNEKLVETLQRHKKSRTSMLELRRNKTEELKNAATAAVAEVKKAKQEVSLNRAEIQKKQKEAEELRKAALKAGIQVGAEEEKHKAQVNAALTAIANDVERIPPIPIVEESQAEEKQHEDPLEARRRQIRENVRKERERREHVNQVIKEKLLAMEARKQRMKEIRRLLAENQAAASSILLETKKKIEAASSADEASKPQSNGDAESCSEAKVSADENGAAAAPDEDSPREEVDGNRAENQPTEEEEQTRRDIEETFRSAEANLLNLTMLRRRLEEIQERGGELTQEDAELIGQLDEGTNDEKEEATNEEKQDENKERRGPARPRTTPPQQLQHTSSKADVEHCNSFRAGESSGRLKHIEHLLIDHTAMLSELLGRNQPLNSRPASVDVVHPDVLLDLLNSANPTVLRAFAASLLHLADGLPVPHLNSILVAICEKKSPQVATFDANDIIPSPAQRIRSPDDADHTDSQFSQARHDNHTDAVDKRTVGEQQDMMGPRRLEQAVSGTMHRVLSILDQSELLDEETQKRAREVVVSSAAALFPNVPPMLIDAQLGPIVADVIATYSERPLADVLDELCTEIVRVLGSELGFFCLINTLNCIPDPTNGVESN; via the exons ATGTCTGagcaaaaggaaaaggacCAAACGCCCACTTCGGACGACAACATA CTGACTCGGCACAAGCACATCGCCGAGAGCATCGAGATGATTCGAGTGAAGAAGGACCAGCTGTTGCAGACGCTGCGAGGCCTCTCCACCAGCGAAAAT CCTGATCGTGCTCTCATGGCGAAGTTAGTTGAAGCCTTCGACATGATGACTGCCCAGGAGAATGCGTTTCTAGGAGTTCTGAAGAATATCGTG GAAATACACGATCAAGCGACGAATGATGTCGCTGCCGAAATTAAAGTGATGGAGGAggataagaagaagaatgaggaGAAAGATGAGAAACAGGAGGACCAGAAGAAGGATAATCGCGGAGAAACAGAATTAGATGAGGAGGAAGAGG AGGACGACGAGGAGATGATCAAAGAAACGCTGAAGGAACTAGAACAAGTTTCTCTCAAAGCTCTGGCCGCTGCTGAACTCAACGAAAAACTCGTAGAGACGTTGCAGCGCCACAAGAAAAGC CGAACATCAATGTTGGAGCTGCGTCGAAACAAGACCGAAGAGCTCAAGAATGCAGCCACTGCTGCTGTCGCTGAAGTAAAAAAGGCAAAACAAGAAG TCTCGCTCAATAGAgcggaaatccagaaaaaacaaaaggaagcAGAAGAGCTGAGAAAAGCTGCACTAAAAGCTGGAATTCAAGTTGGTGCGGAAGAAGAGAAGCAC AAAGCCCAGGTCAATGCTGCACTGACAGCGATTGCGAATGATGTGGAGAGAATTCCTCCAATTCCTATTGTGGAGGAGTCACaggcagaagaaaaacagcacGAAGATCCCTTAGAGGCACGTCGACGGCAAATACGAGAGAATGTACGCAAGGAAAGGGAACG CCGCGAACATGTGAATCAAGTGATCAAGGAGAAGCTTCTTGCAATGGAAGCGCGAAAACAGCGCATGAAGGAAATTCGCCGTTTACTCGCAGAAAATCAAG CTGCGGCTTCATCGATTCTGCTcgaaacgaagaagaagatcGAAGCAGCGTCTTCAGCAGATGAGGCCAGCAAACCGCAATCGAATGGCGATGCGGAAAGCTGCTCAGAAGCCAAAGTATCGGCTGATGAGAATGGCGCTGCCGCTGCTCCTGATGAAGATTCGCCGAGAGAGGAGGTGGATGGGAATCGCGCGGAGAATCAGCCGACCGAGGAAGAAGAGCAAACAAGGAGGGATATTGAGGAGACATTCCGGAGTGCTGAAGCAAATTTGCT GAATCTTACCATGCTGAGACGGCGATTAGAAGAAATACAGGAACGTGGTGGAGAGCTCACGCAGGAAGACGCCGAGCTAATTGGACAACTTGACGAAGGAACAAATGATGAGAAGGAGGAGGCGACTAATGAAGAGAAGCAGGATGAGAACAAAGAG CGTCGTGGACCTGCCCGTCCACGGACTACCCCACCACAACAGCTGCAGCACACGTCATCGAAAGCGGACGTTGAACATTGCAATTCGTTTCGTGCTGGTGAGAGCAGTGGGCGCTTGAAGCACATTGAGCATTTGCTGATTGACCACACGGCCATGCTGTCGGAATTGCTGGGCAGGAATCAG CCATTGAACAGTCGTCCTGCATCCGTCGACGTGGTCCACCCTGACGTGCTACTCGATCTGCTCAACTCAGCAAATCCTACTGTACTCCGAGCCTTTGCCGCCAGTTTGCTCCACTTGGCAGACGGTCTTCCAGTGCCTCATCTCAACAGTATTCTTGTCGCCATTTGTGAG AAAAAGTCTCCACAAGTCGCTACATTCGATGCAAACGACATTATCCCCTCACCAGCAcag CGTATCAGATCCCCGGACGATGCTGACCACACCGACTCTCAGTTCTCCCAGGCTCGACACGACAACCACACTGACGCAGTCGACAAACGCACAGTCGGAGAGCAGCAGGACATGATGGGACCTAGAAGACTGGAGCAGGCAGTCTCCGGCACGATGCACAGAGTGCTCTCGATTCTGGATCAATCGGAGTTGTTGGACGAGGAAACACAGAAAAG GGCGCGTGAAGTAGTGGTATCGAGTGCTGCAGCTCTGTTTCCAAATGTGCCTCCGATGTTAATCGACGCTCAGCTTGGTCCTATCGTCGCCGACGTCATCGCCACATACTCGGAACGGCCGTTAGCCGACGTCTTGGACGAGTTGTGCACTGAGATTGTCCGAGTTCTCGGCAGCGAATTAGGCTTCTTTTGTCTCATTAACACTCTTAACTGTATCCCGGATCCCACAAATGGTGTTGAATCCAACTGA
- a CDS encoding hypothetical protein (NECATOR_CHRIII.G10740.T3), which translates to MSEQKEKDQTPTSDDNILTRHKHIAESIEMIRVKKDQLLQTLRGLSTSENPDRALMAKLVEAFDMMTAQENAFLGVLKNIVEIHDQATNDVAAEIKVMEEDKKKNEEKDEKQEDQKKDNRGETELDEEEEEDDEEMIKETLKELEQVSLKALAAAELNEKLVETLQRHKKSRTSMLELRRNKTEELKNAATAAVAEVKKAKQEVSLNRAEIQKKQKEAEELRKAALKAGIQVGAEEEKHKAQVNAALTAIANDVERIPPIPIVEESQAEEKQHEDPLEARRRQIRENVRKERERREHVNQVIKEKLLAMEARKQRMKEIRRLLAENQAAASSILLETKKKIEAASSADEASKPQSNGDAESCSEAKVSADENGAAAAPDEDSPREEVDGNRAENQPTEEEEQTRRDIEETFRSAEANLLNLTMLRRRLEEIQERGGELTQEDAELIGQLDEGTNDEKEEATNEEKQDENKERRGPARPRTTPPQQLQHTSSKADVEHCNSFRAGESSGRLKHIEHLLIDHTAMLSELLGRNQPLNSRPASVDVVHPDVLLDLLNSANPTVLRAFAASLLHLADGLPVPHLNSILVAICEKKSPQVATFDANDIIPSPAQRIRSPDDADHTDSQFSQARHDNHTDAVDKRTVGEQQDMMGPRRLEQAVSGTMHRVLSILDQSELLDEETQKRAREVVVSSAAALFPNVPPMLIDAQLGPIVADVIATYSERPLADVLDELCTEIVRIPQLPRAFQKKRRTCRTECSYRKMSDAGPLAEVAIAATVAIVVGSLLTAPMHPAAVNVVVLVSVGAAMTLYSLLMGVSLFELPVFLWSIVFNGKSSRNCLLAFWGMHVLASIWFAAFVTAKGRSSTIHRKFFHLTVSLIFLSGLFFDKDFIWLSGWLMFCIFVILEVLRFFEVPPWVEYLNRFLLVFKDEQDSILLLTPIYLLLGIFLPLFLSPTEDLPHIYHVAGVAAVGVGDSFAAIIGSMYGTTTWLGRRKTVEGSTAMAASIAVFLMTARLFCSAPFPSYPTIIFTALILAAVEASIDSIDNIALPIIGYLMLQW; encoded by the exons ATGTCTGagcaaaaggaaaaggacCAAACGCCCACTTCGGACGACAACATA CTGACTCGGCACAAGCACATCGCCGAGAGCATCGAGATGATTCGAGTGAAGAAGGACCAGCTGTTGCAGACGCTGCGAGGCCTCTCCACCAGCGAAAAT CCTGATCGTGCTCTCATGGCGAAGTTAGTTGAAGCCTTCGACATGATGACTGCCCAGGAGAATGCGTTTCTAGGAGTTCTGAAGAATATCGTG GAAATACACGATCAAGCGACGAATGATGTCGCTGCCGAAATTAAAGTGATGGAGGAggataagaagaagaatgaggaGAAAGATGAGAAACAGGAGGACCAGAAGAAGGATAATCGCGGAGAAACAGAATTAGATGAGGAGGAAGAGG AGGACGACGAGGAGATGATCAAAGAAACGCTGAAGGAACTAGAACAAGTTTCTCTCAAAGCTCTGGCCGCTGCTGAACTCAACGAAAAACTCGTAGAGACGTTGCAGCGCCACAAGAAAAGC CGAACATCAATGTTGGAGCTGCGTCGAAACAAGACCGAAGAGCTCAAGAATGCAGCCACTGCTGCTGTCGCTGAAGTAAAAAAGGCAAAACAAGAAG TCTCGCTCAATAGAgcggaaatccagaaaaaacaaaaggaagcAGAAGAGCTGAGAAAAGCTGCACTAAAAGCTGGAATTCAAGTTGGTGCGGAAGAAGAGAAGCAC AAAGCCCAGGTCAATGCTGCACTGACAGCGATTGCGAATGATGTGGAGAGAATTCCTCCAATTCCTATTGTGGAGGAGTCACaggcagaagaaaaacagcacGAAGATCCCTTAGAGGCACGTCGACGGCAAATACGAGAGAATGTACGCAAGGAAAGGGAACG CCGCGAACATGTGAATCAAGTGATCAAGGAGAAGCTTCTTGCAATGGAAGCGCGAAAACAGCGCATGAAGGAAATTCGCCGTTTACTCGCAGAAAATCAAG CTGCGGCTTCATCGATTCTGCTcgaaacgaagaagaagatcGAAGCAGCGTCTTCAGCAGATGAGGCCAGCAAACCGCAATCGAATGGCGATGCGGAAAGCTGCTCAGAAGCCAAAGTATCGGCTGATGAGAATGGCGCTGCCGCTGCTCCTGATGAAGATTCGCCGAGAGAGGAGGTGGATGGGAATCGCGCGGAGAATCAGCCGACCGAGGAAGAAGAGCAAACAAGGAGGGATATTGAGGAGACATTCCGGAGTGCTGAAGCAAATTTGCT GAATCTTACCATGCTGAGACGGCGATTAGAAGAAATACAGGAACGTGGTGGAGAGCTCACGCAGGAAGACGCCGAGCTAATTGGACAACTTGACGAAGGAACAAATGATGAGAAGGAGGAGGCGACTAATGAAGAGAAGCAGGATGAGAACAAAGAG CGTCGTGGACCTGCCCGTCCACGGACTACCCCACCACAACAGCTGCAGCACACGTCATCGAAAGCGGACGTTGAACATTGCAATTCGTTTCGTGCTGGTGAGAGCAGTGGGCGCTTGAAGCACATTGAGCATTTGCTGATTGACCACACGGCCATGCTGTCGGAATTGCTGGGCAGGAATCAG CCATTGAACAGTCGTCCTGCATCCGTCGACGTGGTCCACCCTGACGTGCTACTCGATCTGCTCAACTCAGCAAATCCTACTGTACTCCGAGCCTTTGCCGCCAGTTTGCTCCACTTGGCAGACGGTCTTCCAGTGCCTCATCTCAACAGTATTCTTGTCGCCATTTGTGAG AAAAAGTCTCCACAAGTCGCTACATTCGATGCAAACGACATTATCCCCTCACCAGCAcag CGTATCAGATCCCCGGACGATGCTGACCACACCGACTCTCAGTTCTCCCAGGCTCGACACGACAACCACACTGACGCAGTCGACAAACGCACAGTCGGAGAGCAGCAGGACATGATGGGACCTAGAAGACTGGAGCAGGCAGTCTCCGGCACGATGCACAGAGTGCTCTCGATTCTGGATCAATCGGAGTTGTTGGACGAGGAAACACAGAAAAG GGCGCGTGAAGTAGTGGTATCGAGTGCTGCAGCTCTGTTTCCAAATGTGCCTCCGATGTTAATCGACGCTCAGCTTGGTCCTATCGTCGCCGACGTCATCGCCACATACTCGGAACGGCCGTTAGCCGACGTCTTGGACGAGTTGTGCACTGAGATTGTCCGA ATTCCGCAGCTTCCGAgagcatttcaaaaaaagagaagaacctGCCGTACTGAATGTTCTTATAG GAAGATGAGCGATGCCGGCCCTCTGGCTGAAGTAGCGATCGCAGCCACGGTTGCGATCGTGGTCGGCTCTCTCCTTACTGCTCCCATGCATCCTGCAGCTGTGAATGTGGTTGTGTTGGTGAGCGTTGGAGCAGCAATGACACTGTACAGCCTTCTGATGGGCGTTTCTTTATTCGAACTTCCCGTGTTTTTGTGGAGCATCGTATTCAACGGGAAAAGTTCGCG CAACTGTTTACTGGCATTTTGGGGCATGCACGTGTTAGCATCCATATGGTTCGCTGCATTCGTTACCGCAAAAGGTCGAAGCTCAACAATTCATAG aaaattcttccACTTGACAGTATCTCTGATATTTTTGTCTGGTCTATTCTTTGACAAAGATTTTATTTGGCTTAGCGGCTGGCTCATGTTTTGCATATTTGTCATTTTAGAA GTGCTTCGATTCTTTGAAGTGCCTCCATGGGTGGAGTACTTAAATAGGTTTTTATTGGTATTCAAAGACGAGCAAGATTCTATCCTGCTGCTCACTCCAATATACCTCCTTCTGG GTATATTCCTGCCGTTGTTTTTGTCTCCAACTGAAGACCTCCCGCACATCTACCATGTTGCCGGCGTCGCAGCAGTGGGTGTCGGGGACAGCTTCGCCGCGATTATTGGCTCAATGTACGGAACGACGACGTGGCTTGG GAGAAGGAAAACTGTCGAAGGTTCTACAGCGATGGCAGCATCCATAGCCGTGTTCTTAATGACAGCTCGGTTGTTCTGTTCAGCTCCATTCCCTTCCTATCCCACGATCATATTCACTGCCCTGATACTTGCTGCAGTCGAAGCTTCGATTGATAGCATTGACAACATTGCACTTCCGATTATAGGATATCTCATGCTCCAGTGGTAg